A window of the Opitutaceae bacterium genome harbors these coding sequences:
- a CDS encoding DUF3644 domain-containing protein, which produces MKYAHRAKEHLAKSRDSALLAVEFYNKPAVTFKTAGYITMMSIAWTSLFHAIFFKKRIKPFYKLENGRYDKRENDFRYWELATCIKEYFGDENSAIRSNISFFIPLRNKIEHRSMPKLDPTIFGECQSLLLNFDSILTKEFGEKSALKESLSFSLQIFPKVHSMDLENPNPEEKDVVDFITSFRSSLSGDVYSDTRFAFKAFLIRVGNHNTKDAVPIKFVDYESLSTDQRGEVNKLTTLIKTKEVPVGNLDQYNPCEVVSEVQRRIGDLKIKRFNGFSRASFKIADRFNTGIHTLCWKRFKARPESGSKTPEKTNRMYCIYDKRNRNYGYTKKWIDLLVEKISNDKEYLSFLKNPDSIELIK; this is translated from the coding sequence ATGAAATACGCACACCGAGCCAAAGAGCATCTGGCAAAGTCACGCGACTCTGCTCTTCTCGCTGTTGAATTTTACAACAAGCCTGCTGTAACATTCAAAACAGCTGGCTACATAACCATGATGTCAATCGCATGGACTTCATTGTTTCATGCCATCTTCTTCAAGAAGAGAATCAAGCCCTTCTATAAACTTGAAAACGGAAGATACGACAAACGAGAAAACGACTTTCGCTACTGGGAGCTGGCAACCTGCATCAAAGAGTACTTTGGCGATGAGAACTCAGCCATAAGGTCCAATATTTCCTTTTTTATTCCCCTAAGAAACAAAATCGAGCATCGTTCGATGCCTAAACTTGATCCAACGATATTTGGCGAATGCCAATCATTGTTACTGAATTTCGACTCTATCTTGACAAAGGAATTTGGAGAGAAATCAGCACTAAAGGAATCGCTCTCGTTTAGCCTTCAGATTTTCCCTAAGGTCCATTCAATGGATTTGGAAAACCCTAATCCTGAAGAAAAAGATGTTGTGGATTTTATTACGAGTTTCCGAAGTTCTCTTTCTGGAGACGTGTACTCCGACACTAGATTCGCATTCAAAGCTTTCCTGATACGAGTTGGAAACCACAACACGAAAGACGCAGTACCTATCAAATTCGTGGATTATGAAAGTTTAAGCACAGACCAAAGAGGCGAAGTAAACAAACTAACAACATTGATCAAAACAAAGGAGGTTCCCGTTGGGAACCTTGACCAATACAATCCGTGTGAAGTGGTCTCAGAAGTCCAACGAAGAATTGGCGATTTAAAGATAAAGCGCTTCAACGGTTTCAGCCGTGCTAGCTTCAAAATCGCAGATCGTTTCAACACTGGAATACATACGCTATGCTGGAAGAGGTTTAAGGCCCGTCCGGAGAGTGGATCCAAAACACCCGAAAAGACCAATCGCATGTATTGCATCTATGACAAAAGAAATAGAAATTATGGATACACTAAGAAGTGGATCGATCTATTAGTTGAAAAGATATCAAACGACAAAGAGTATCTTTCATTTCTAAAGAATCCCGACTCTATTGAATTGATCAAATAA
- a CDS encoding DUF2283 domain-containing protein: MKVNYFEDTDTAHIEFTTQPVVETREVSENVYLDLDGNGNLVSMTIEHAGEKANILDFAFERLPKQSA; encoded by the coding sequence ATGAAAGTAAACTATTTTGAGGATACAGACACAGCGCATATCGAGTTCACAACCCAACCAGTTGTGGAGACGCGGGAGGTTTCTGAAAACGTCTACCTTGATCTCGATGGGAACGGAAACTTGGTTTCGATGACCATCGAGCACGCTGGCGAAAAGGCGAACATCCTGGATTTTGCGTTTGAGCGCCTTCCAAAGCAAAGCGCATAA
- a CDS encoding DUF2721 domain-containing protein — MHLTLESAIAFINASLAPAVLFTGVGLLLAGLQAKYSTIVSVIRSLNRERRELESAAEGARSERLATLGEQIHSLMRRAKLVRNSICSFYLTIFFLVGSSILIGLRVLAIGVPIAVIFVFFGVALAVLFAGIAFATREALLSYHIVKVEVKQWTA, encoded by the coding sequence ATGCACCTGACTCTGGAATCCGCCATTGCCTTCATCAATGCCTCGCTGGCGCCCGCTGTTCTCTTCACCGGGGTGGGGCTGCTGCTGGCGGGGCTGCAGGCCAAGTACAGCACGATTGTCTCGGTCATCCGGTCCCTCAACCGGGAAAGGCGCGAACTCGAGTCCGCAGCCGAAGGGGCCAGGTCGGAGCGATTGGCGACCCTCGGCGAGCAGATCCACTCGCTGATGCGGCGGGCCAAGCTGGTCCGCAATTCGATCTGCTCCTTCTACCTGACCATCTTCTTCCTGGTCGGTTCGTCCATCCTGATCGGATTGCGCGTGCTGGCCATCGGGGTCCCCATCGCGGTCATCTTCGTGTTTTTCGGGGTGGCCCTGGCCGTGCTCTTTGCGGGGATCGCCTTTGCGACCCGGGAGGCGCTCCTTTCCTATCACATCGTGAAAGTGGAGGTGAAACAGTGGACAGCCTAG
- a CDS encoding DUF2721 domain-containing protein, which produces MDSLGDNFLVDFATILTPFMLMSSCATLVWGIQNRYSRVVQSIRALSEERRSSRRSDEHFVLGRQIEILRRRARWLRNGVFGHYLAMGCFLITSILLSLTLFTSWVPAAAVVIAFFTGLVLVCWTVGNTIFDTMKSFDAVGEELKERVLARVVYRGHAGVES; this is translated from the coding sequence GTGGACAGCCTAGGCGACAATTTCCTGGTCGACTTCGCGACCATCCTCACCCCGTTCATGTTGATGAGTTCGTGCGCCACCCTCGTCTGGGGCATCCAGAACCGATACAGCCGGGTGGTTCAGTCGATTCGGGCGCTCTCCGAGGAACGTCGTTCCTCACGGCGCTCCGATGAACACTTTGTCTTGGGAAGGCAGATCGAGATCCTCCGCCGCCGGGCCCGCTGGCTGCGCAATGGGGTGTTCGGACATTACCTGGCCATGGGCTGTTTTCTGATCACTTCGATTCTGCTCTCACTGACCCTCTTTACTTCGTGGGTGCCCGCGGCGGCCGTGGTGATCGCTTTCTTCACCGGTCTGGTCCTTGTCTGCTGGACAGTCGGTAACACCATCTTCGATACGATGAAGAGTTTTGACGCGGTCGGCGAGGAGTTGAAGGAGCGGGTGCTGGCGCGGGTGGTTTATCGGGGGCATGCCGGCGTCGAGTCGTGA
- a CDS encoding DNA polymerase: MLLVRKSLRQAGLQARLLLQVHDELVFEVPESEVDQVKPLITEAMVHALELPVPIVVETGTGKNWLEAH, translated from the coding sequence ATGCTGCTAGTCCGGAAAAGCCTCCGCCAGGCCGGCCTGCAGGCCCGCCTCCTTCTTCAGGTCCACGACGAACTGGTCTTCGAAGTGCCCGAGAGCGAAGTGGACCAAGTGAAGCCCCTCATCACCGAAGCGATGGTTCATGCCCTCGAACTCCCCGTTCCCATCGTGGTCGAAACCGGCACCGGAAAGAACTGGCTGGAAGCGCATTGA
- a CDS encoding extracellular solute-binding protein has translation MKRWKPTIFGVLILASIYALAGWRILNRDNTVFPSDSGIVVRFAHWNLQAGMREAYDSIIAQYEADHPGVRIEQMAIPLRVWPTWQQTQLVGETAPDIVQLGRGTNDEIVSRYFLPLAALVEEPNPYNVGTPLAGLAWRNTFLDGLTGTNILYPSLQEIFGIPTMQMNLRMFYNADLLETVSGSRRPPESFAEFRRIAEKTEAYAVSTNQTILPIAGSGDYGLYLALNLQQAMTTQIARKLDVQDLLRVDASRVGASYVAGAWSLDSPPIIESLRIYQMMGRWMQPGFLQLRREDAAMYFSQRRALAMVTGSWDYYLLQQECNFPFVVGPLPIPDERDPEFPTTAAAHRNELDGQLNGIFGVVRSSRHPDVAIDFLRFLSGQSMAKQFAETSKTLSATVGVLPDDKALLTFMPNDSGPVGGFQIIAGAETNSWFQRNVNKLFAPGATAVSFAREQMDPYRVSTMEDLRNYLRRQRQTSERSDTIVIAEFYRGGKESSRLNAILDAQVSREQDGMQIEWMLRSSNNPSPLPP, from the coding sequence ATGAAAAGATGGAAACCCACAATCTTCGGAGTCCTGATCCTCGCGAGTATCTACGCACTCGCAGGCTGGCGAATTCTCAACCGTGACAATACCGTATTCCCTTCCGACTCAGGCATTGTCGTCCGCTTCGCCCACTGGAACCTGCAGGCCGGCATGCGCGAGGCCTACGATTCGATCATCGCACAGTACGAGGCGGACCACCCAGGGGTCCGCATCGAACAGATGGCAATACCCTTGCGGGTCTGGCCAACCTGGCAGCAAACCCAGCTGGTCGGCGAAACGGCGCCGGACATCGTTCAGTTGGGCCGCGGAACGAATGACGAAATCGTTTCGCGCTACTTTCTCCCGCTCGCCGCCCTCGTGGAGGAGCCGAATCCCTATAATGTAGGGACTCCCTTGGCGGGCCTTGCCTGGAGAAACACCTTTCTCGACGGTCTGACCGGCACTAACATCCTTTACCCGTCCCTGCAGGAGATTTTCGGCATCCCGACCATGCAGATGAACCTGCGGATGTTTTACAACGCGGATCTGCTTGAGACCGTGAGCGGATCACGCAGGCCTCCTGAATCTTTTGCGGAATTCCGTCGGATCGCCGAGAAGACCGAAGCCTATGCCGTCAGCACCAACCAAACAATACTGCCGATTGCAGGATCCGGAGACTACGGCCTGTATCTCGCCCTGAATCTGCAGCAGGCTATGACAACCCAGATTGCACGCAAACTCGATGTTCAAGACTTGCTCCGGGTCGATGCGAGCCGTGTCGGTGCCTCGTATGTCGCCGGTGCGTGGAGCCTGGATTCACCCCCGATCATCGAGTCACTTAGGATCTACCAGATGATGGGCCGCTGGATGCAGCCGGGATTTCTTCAACTCCGCCGCGAAGATGCCGCGATGTATTTCAGCCAGCGCCGTGCGCTCGCCATGGTGACCGGAAGCTGGGACTACTATCTGCTTCAGCAGGAATGCAACTTCCCTTTTGTCGTGGGACCTCTTCCCATTCCAGACGAACGGGATCCCGAGTTCCCTACCACGGCAGCCGCTCACCGCAACGAACTCGACGGCCAGCTCAATGGCATCTTCGGCGTGGTCCGGTCCAGCAGGCATCCGGATGTCGCGATTGATTTTCTGCGCTTTCTGTCTGGTCAATCAATGGCAAAGCAGTTTGCAGAGACGTCCAAGACACTCTCCGCCACAGTCGGCGTCCTTCCGGATGACAAGGCTCTACTCACATTCATGCCCAACGACTCGGGACCGGTGGGCGGCTTCCAAATCATCGCCGGAGCCGAAACAAACTCGTGGTTTCAGCGCAACGTCAACAAGCTGTTTGCTCCGGGCGCAACCGCCGTCAGCTTTGCCCGCGAACAGATGGATCCCTATCGGGTGTCCACAATGGAGGACCTTCGCAATTATCTCCGAAGACAAAGACAAACAAGCGAACGCAGCGATACGATTGTCATAGCGGAATTCTACCGCGGGGGAAAGGAGTCCTCGCGCCTCAACGCCATCCTCGATGCTCAAGTTTCACGAGAACAGGATGGTATGCAGATCGAATGGATGCTTCGATCGTCAAATAACCCATCCCCACTTCCGCCCTGA
- a CDS encoding MFS transporter: MPAPSPDIPPAVTLRDKLVFSIGGGLQQFANTAPHYLANPIFNLALGMNPVLIGIILATARLWDAVTDPLVGNISDNAETRWGRRRPFMIAGAILMGVSFAAMWWLPREADQSFYFGYFLFAILAFYTGLTLFGVPWNALGIEMAGSYEERTSLFGYVGVANKIVGFGGGWLYPLTQLAVFQDVLQGARVVGCICGSIIIIACLIPALLLKEPPRGNTAAVIRDREPFHKAMKVVLSNRVLLRFSAACLVTMTSLSTVSSLGLYINIYHVFGGNKVAAATMMGIWGTTFNVIAMFSIPGVMWVAHRVGKHRTMMIALGMVSFSAVLKFVLYTPTLPYLQLTTALLQAPGLAAYLVLVNSMTADIVDYDESLNGRRREGLISAANAWITKMGISLSFIFAGLVLSVTGFDANLGADQPPGTVLWMRLLFCIIPAVGTFLGLILLRNYPLTKQCIEQIQVRLIECRTQNI; the protein is encoded by the coding sequence ATGCCTGCCCCTTCGCCTGACATCCCGCCCGCCGTAACGTTGCGGGACAAGCTCGTATTCTCGATCGGCGGAGGACTACAGCAATTCGCCAACACCGCACCGCACTACTTGGCCAATCCGATTTTCAATCTGGCGCTCGGGATGAACCCGGTTCTGATCGGAATCATTCTTGCGACTGCGCGGCTGTGGGATGCCGTGACCGATCCGCTGGTGGGCAATATTTCCGATAATGCGGAGACCCGCTGGGGTCGGCGGCGTCCGTTCATGATTGCGGGAGCGATCCTGATGGGCGTGAGTTTCGCCGCCATGTGGTGGCTGCCGCGCGAAGCAGACCAGTCATTCTACTTCGGATACTTTCTCTTCGCCATTCTCGCATTCTATACCGGCTTGACGCTATTCGGTGTCCCGTGGAATGCACTCGGGATCGAAATGGCGGGCTCCTATGAGGAGCGCACAAGCCTTTTCGGCTATGTCGGGGTGGCCAACAAGATCGTAGGATTCGGCGGCGGCTGGCTCTATCCATTGACGCAACTTGCGGTATTTCAGGACGTTCTGCAAGGCGCCCGCGTTGTCGGCTGTATATGCGGTTCCATTATCATCATTGCCTGCCTCATCCCGGCTCTGCTGCTCAAGGAGCCACCTCGGGGCAATACCGCCGCAGTAATCCGGGACCGCGAGCCTTTCCATAAGGCCATGAAGGTCGTGTTGAGCAACCGCGTGCTGCTAAGGTTTTCCGCCGCATGCCTAGTCACCATGACCTCACTCTCCACTGTCTCCAGCCTAGGTCTATACATCAATATTTACCACGTCTTTGGCGGGAACAAAGTTGCAGCCGCCACAATGATGGGAATCTGGGGAACAACCTTTAATGTAATCGCTATGTTCTCCATACCAGGTGTCATGTGGGTCGCACACCGTGTCGGCAAACATCGGACGATGATGATCGCGCTCGGCATGGTTTCATTTTCAGCTGTGCTCAAATTTGTGCTCTACACGCCGACTCTCCCCTACCTCCAACTTACGACAGCTCTGCTGCAGGCACCTGGTCTGGCCGCCTATCTCGTACTAGTCAACTCGATGACCGCAGATATTGTTGACTACGATGAGTCATTGAATGGACGACGAAGGGAGGGACTCATCTCTGCAGCCAATGCCTGGATCACCAAGATGGGCATTTCGCTCTCTTTCATCTTCGCCGGTCTCGTTCTCAGCGTCACCGGATTTGATGCGAATCTCGGAGCCGACCAGCCACCTGGAACCGTGCTCTGGATGCGTCTTCTGTTCTGCATCATTCCTGCCGTTGGCACCTTTCTGGGATTGATACTCCTGCGCAATTACCCTCTGACAAAGCAATGCATTGAACAGATCCAGGTTCGTCTCATCGAATGCAGGACGCAAAACATCTGA
- a CDS encoding glycerol-3-phosphate dehydrogenase/oxidase gives MNLPDRQQVFSSLGVNPSVDVLIVGGGINGAGMLRELAVNGVDALLIDKADFAAGATAASSRMIHGGLRYLENGEFRLVRESLRERDRLLRLAPHSVRPLPTTIPVFSRWSGFGNAARRFFGLRSPPAARGAALIKVGLTLYDVLTSRRRVLPKHVFKDRKESLRLRPLLNPAIVCTATYHDAQVELPERLCLELIADACATHPGARALNYCTLSGRDETAVAIKDTISGSPFCIRPKVVVNATGGWIDFANTALGTPTRWIGGTKGSHLVLDHPELLAACRGEQIFYENPDGRICIFFPVNNRILVGSTDIRVTNPDEAICDEQEVDYMLESVRTVFPKLHLGREHIISRFCGVRPLPAAEDGITGRISRDHSCRSLPIEAGRPWPIHAMIGGKWTTFRAFAEQVTDRVLADLGRERTASTSDRPIEGEPNSITSDDNTLRVILRNEAVVHLDDLLLRRTAIGLYERLTTERLSALAQLAGETLRWDPSQIAAEESRTRRILVNRHGINLETATSHV, from the coding sequence ATGAACCTGCCAGATCGGCAACAGGTCTTCTCCTCACTGGGCGTCAATCCCAGTGTCGATGTACTGATCGTTGGCGGCGGAATCAACGGAGCGGGGATGCTCCGAGAGTTGGCTGTGAACGGCGTAGATGCCCTCCTCATCGACAAAGCAGATTTTGCTGCTGGCGCGACCGCCGCTTCCTCACGGATGATTCACGGTGGACTGCGCTACCTCGAAAACGGTGAGTTTCGCCTTGTACGTGAATCGTTGCGCGAGCGGGACCGACTGCTCCGATTGGCGCCACACTCGGTCAGGCCCCTTCCGACGACCATCCCCGTGTTCTCCCGTTGGTCCGGCTTCGGCAATGCAGCCAGGCGCTTCTTCGGGCTGAGGTCGCCGCCCGCTGCTCGGGGAGCGGCCCTGATAAAAGTTGGTCTGACTCTATATGATGTGCTGACCTCCCGGAGGCGCGTCCTGCCCAAGCACGTTTTCAAGGACCGCAAAGAATCGCTCCGCCTCCGACCACTCTTGAATCCTGCAATTGTCTGCACGGCCACCTACCACGATGCGCAGGTCGAACTGCCCGAAAGGCTTTGCCTGGAACTGATCGCCGACGCGTGTGCCACCCATCCGGGTGCCCGGGCTCTGAATTACTGCACACTCTCGGGACGAGACGAGACTGCCGTCGCAATTAAAGATACCATCTCAGGATCCCCGTTCTGCATACGACCCAAAGTGGTGGTGAACGCAACGGGCGGATGGATCGACTTTGCAAATACCGCATTGGGAACCCCCACACGCTGGATCGGCGGGACCAAGGGCTCGCATCTAGTTCTCGACCATCCGGAATTACTGGCCGCATGCCGAGGTGAACAGATCTTCTACGAAAACCCCGATGGCCGCATCTGCATTTTCTTTCCCGTCAACAACCGGATCCTCGTTGGCTCCACCGACATCCGCGTCACCAATCCGGATGAAGCGATCTGCGATGAGCAGGAAGTGGACTACATGCTCGAGAGTGTGCGGACGGTGTTTCCCAAACTGCACCTCGGTCGCGAACACATCATCTCGCGTTTCTGCGGCGTGCGTCCTCTCCCAGCCGCCGAGGATGGTATCACCGGCCGGATAAGCCGAGACCACTCCTGCCGCTCACTTCCGATAGAAGCCGGACGGCCCTGGCCGATTCACGCGATGATCGGCGGCAAATGGACCACCTTCCGGGCTTTCGCCGAACAGGTGACAGACCGGGTGCTTGCCGACCTCGGACGAGAACGCACCGCTTCCACTTCCGACCGACCGATTGAGGGAGAACCGAATTCCATCACCAGCGATGACAATACTCTCCGTGTCATTCTCCGCAACGAAGCCGTCGTTCACCTCGATGATCTGCTCCTCCGACGGACAGCGATCGGCCTCTACGAACGCCTGACCACTGAGCGATTGTCCGCACTCGCACAACTCGCGGGCGAGACTCTCCGTTGGGATCCCAGCCAGATCGCGGCCGAGGAATCCCGCACCCGCAGGATTCTGGTTAATCGCCATGGCATCAACCTTGAAACCGCAACTTCCCATGTATAA
- a CDS encoding FAD-dependent oxidoreductase, whose translation MSHRAFDLVVVGAGSGGFGAALAAARLGSRVLLVEKSDSLGGNATRGGVNNWEPGVGGTGIPFDLYKRLKLTPDSVGIYTIGRHFAWQGPEVNPKFPGGELVIDPTRRYIDSLRRFGAPPRSEAESFRRTHWHGVPFEPSIYAAEMEKMLGETCCCTIWKNTAFTEAQAHERRIVSLKLDNGQTVSAGLFVDATADIHLARQLGCRTSFGQEPRSLYSEPSAPFEPNDRLNGTTLIYRVTRTSTPQIEPMPSDIPKDCWWAEKFPAAACTQYPNGDFNINSLPTMAGRETAKLGYASAYDECRRRIRSHWHYLQTSFPEFQHFRMTWVAPGLGVREGPRLVGRYVLTEHDLIAGLSDQSHDDIVTIADHARDTHGADTGRAGTGEVKQPYGVPFRCLLPVEIENLAVACRGSSFSSIAASSCRLSRTMMQLGQAAGTAAALAKKNSLCSFAAVSPDTLRSSLAAQHVELSWPRSPELLAYLHRETD comes from the coding sequence GTGTCTCATCGCGCTTTTGATCTGGTCGTCGTTGGTGCCGGTTCAGGCGGATTTGGCGCTGCCCTGGCCGCCGCTCGCTTGGGTTCGCGAGTGCTTCTCGTGGAGAAAAGCGATTCACTCGGCGGCAATGCCACGCGCGGTGGGGTCAACAATTGGGAGCCCGGTGTTGGAGGGACCGGAATCCCTTTCGATCTCTACAAACGCCTGAAATTAACTCCGGACTCAGTCGGCATCTACACGATCGGACGGCACTTCGCGTGGCAGGGTCCCGAAGTGAACCCCAAGTTCCCCGGAGGTGAATTAGTGATCGACCCGACTCGTCGCTATATCGACTCTCTCCGCCGTTTCGGTGCGCCACCCCGGTCGGAAGCGGAGTCGTTTCGCCGCACTCATTGGCATGGAGTCCCTTTCGAACCGTCGATCTACGCCGCAGAAATGGAGAAAATGCTCGGCGAGACCTGTTGCTGCACAATCTGGAAGAACACTGCATTCACGGAGGCGCAGGCACACGAACGGCGCATCGTTTCGCTGAAACTTGATAACGGGCAGACCGTCTCCGCGGGCTTGTTCGTTGATGCGACAGCTGACATACACCTGGCGCGGCAACTCGGATGCCGGACTTCGTTCGGTCAGGAACCGCGCTCACTCTATAGTGAACCGAGCGCACCATTTGAGCCGAACGATCGGCTCAACGGTACGACGCTCATCTACCGGGTCACCCGAACGAGCACGCCGCAAATCGAGCCGATGCCGTCGGATATCCCAAAGGATTGCTGGTGGGCGGAAAAGTTCCCCGCCGCAGCCTGTACTCAGTATCCGAACGGTGATTTCAACATCAATTCCCTGCCCACGATGGCGGGACGCGAAACAGCCAAACTCGGCTACGCCAGCGCCTACGACGAGTGCCGCCGGAGAATTCGCTCCCATTGGCATTATCTTCAGACTTCCTTTCCGGAATTCCAGCATTTCCGCATGACTTGGGTCGCGCCAGGACTCGGCGTCCGCGAGGGCCCGAGACTAGTTGGGCGCTACGTCCTGACTGAACACGACCTGATCGCTGGGCTCAGCGACCAGAGCCACGACGATATCGTAACGATCGCCGATCACGCGCGCGACACCCACGGCGCAGACACCGGACGCGCCGGTACAGGCGAAGTCAAACAGCCCTACGGCGTGCCGTTCCGCTGCCTGCTTCCAGTCGAGATCGAAAACCTCGCTGTTGCCTGCCGAGGCTCCAGTTTCTCCTCAATCGCGGCATCAAGTTGCCGACTCTCGCGAACCATGATGCAACTTGGTCAGGCCGCCGGCACTGCGGCCGCCCTCGCCAAGAAGAACAGCCTGTGTTCGTTCGCCGCCGTCTCCCCTGATACCCTCCGCAGCTCCCTTGCGGCCCAGCATGTCGAGTTGTCATGGCCACGCTCGCCTGAGCTTTTGGCCTATCTCCATCGGGAGACGGACTGA
- a CDS encoding SDR family oxidoreductase, with amino-acid sequence MSTDLKGKTALVTGGTKGYGFGIAEALQEAGASVYVTGRDQKALDSAASRLGVVAVRADVTCPSDWDEILRLIIQDTGRLDILINNAGGGVKIAATDEQTDDSIAGVIALNLTGVIYGCRRVVPIMRSQNSGTIINISSVAGHHAWPTWGIYGAAKAGLNHFSKSLYLELRPHGIRVMTISPSWGATEFTDAAGIERQDPATLAKCIKPAELGRLVREHTLLPSHLCVEETILWPMVQEVNPL; translated from the coding sequence ATGTCGACTGATCTGAAAGGAAAAACTGCCCTCGTCACCGGAGGCACCAAGGGTTACGGATTTGGAATCGCGGAGGCCCTCCAGGAAGCGGGCGCAAGCGTCTACGTAACCGGACGGGACCAGAAAGCTCTGGATTCCGCTGCATCCCGGTTGGGAGTCGTCGCCGTTCGTGCCGATGTGACCTGCCCCAGCGACTGGGATGAGATTCTCAGACTAATAATTCAGGACACTGGTCGACTCGACATTTTGATCAACAACGCTGGAGGCGGGGTGAAGATCGCGGCAACCGACGAGCAAACCGATGACAGTATTGCTGGGGTCATCGCTTTGAATCTTACCGGAGTCATCTACGGCTGTCGTCGGGTCGTACCCATCATGCGAAGTCAGAATTCCGGAACCATCATCAATATTTCCAGCGTTGCCGGCCACCATGCCTGGCCGACCTGGGGAATCTACGGAGCCGCCAAGGCCGGCTTGAACCATTTCTCGAAATCGCTTTACCTCGAACTCAGACCCCACGGAATTCGCGTCATGACCATCTCGCCATCCTGGGGGGCGACTGAGTTCACCGACGCGGCAGGCATCGAACGGCAGGATCCCGCCACACTGGCAAAGTGCATCAAACCCGCGGAACTTGGACGGCTAGTTAGGGAGCACACTCTTCTGCCTTCACACCTCTGCGTGGAAGAAACAATACTCTGGCCCATGGTCCAGGAAGTGAATCCGCTGTGA
- a CDS encoding IclR family transcriptional regulator, protein MKAKTSSSNRAHSPAQRFQSPALERGLRILELLARHPDGLRMSQVAESLDLPANSAFRILGTLECEGYVTKEADGIRYRITRKLLGLAYAAAGEDKLMELALDVMQTLRDDTGETVLIGVRSENRGIVLEQVASTQPVKFLVDPGHSFPLHTSAPGKAFLAFLPPHERDVLLGRICYERFNDRTLDSREKLEAELLNVQATSQAFDRGEQIDGLHCAGAPIFNHRGYPIASIWVTGPSFRLTESMLPLVGAKVLAAAERISARFGYNPK, encoded by the coding sequence ATGAAAGCCAAAACCTCCTCCTCAAACCGAGCCCATTCTCCAGCTCAGAGATTTCAGTCACCGGCACTGGAACGCGGACTCCGCATTCTCGAGCTGCTTGCCCGTCACCCCGATGGTCTCCGCATGAGTCAGGTCGCAGAATCTCTCGATCTCCCGGCAAATAGCGCTTTCCGCATCCTCGGAACTCTCGAATGCGAGGGCTATGTCACCAAAGAAGCGGACGGCATCCGCTACCGTATCACCAGGAAGCTTCTGGGACTTGCCTATGCGGCCGCCGGCGAAGACAAGCTGATGGAACTGGCTCTGGACGTCATGCAGACTCTCCGCGATGACACCGGGGAGACCGTCCTGATCGGTGTGCGATCTGAGAACAGAGGGATTGTCCTGGAACAGGTTGCTTCAACCCAGCCGGTCAAATTCCTCGTTGACCCGGGTCACAGCTTTCCACTCCACACCTCGGCCCCCGGCAAGGCGTTCCTGGCTTTCCTGCCGCCACACGAGCGCGACGTTCTTCTTGGCCGGATATGTTACGAAAGATTCAATGATCGGACTCTGGACTCCCGCGAGAAGCTCGAGGCCGAACTGCTCAACGTCCAGGCGACAAGCCAAGCATTCGATCGGGGTGAGCAGATAGATGGCCTTCATTGTGCTGGCGCGCCAATCTTCAACCATCGAGGCTACCCAATCGCATCGATCTGGGTAACCGGCCCGAGCTTCAGACTCACAGAGAGCATGCTTCCGCTGGTTGGCGCGAAGGTCCTTGCGGCGGCGGAAAGAATCTCTGCGCGTTTTGGCTACAACCCCAAGTGA